The segment CCGCCGACGCCACACTTTTCTATCAGGGGGATGACAGTGAACTCGGACAACTCTGCAAATTTGCACGGATACGCGAGCATGGCCATCGAGAGTGAAAACATCGAGCTCAGGGTCCAGGGCGAGAGCATCGCCGGCACCCTGGTCAGCCCCGGCAGCCGCATGCCCGGCATCCTCTTCGTCCACGGCTGGGGCGGCAGCCAGCAGCGCGACCTGGCCCGGGCGCGGCAGATCACCGGGCTTGGCTGCGTGTGCATGACATTCGACCTGCGTGGCCACGAAAAAACCGCAAGCCAGCGCCTGACCGTCACCCGCGAGCACAACCTCGATGACCTGCTGGCCGCCTACGACCTGCTGGCCGGCCACCCCAGCGTCGACCCCGGCGCCATCGCCGTGATTGGCAGCAGCTACGGCGGCTACCTGGCCACCCTGCTCACCGCCCGACGCACGGTGAAGTGGCTGGCATTGCGGGTGCCGGCGCTGTATTGGGACGATGAGTGGAACATGCCCAAGCAAGGGCTCGACCGCCAGCGCCTGAACGACTACCGCCGCCTCGCCCTTGGCCCGGCCGACAACCGTGCCCTTGGCGCCTGTGCCGAGTTCGCTGGTGACGTGCTGCTGGTGGAATCCGAACAGGACGACTACGTGCCCCACGACACCCTGATGAGCTACCGCTCGGCGTTCGTCAGCGCCCATTCCCTGACCCATCGCATCGTCGACGGCGCCGACCATGCGCTGTCCAGCGAAGAAAGCCAGAAAGCCTACAGCGCGATGCTCACCGCCTGGGTCAGCGAGATGGTCATCGGCGCGCGCCTGGACCGCTACCCGCACTATGCACCGTGGTACGCCTGAGCCTCGCCAACCTGGCAGTGCAAACCACCGTCGGCACCGCGTACCAGGCTACGCAGGGCCTGGTACGCGGCAAAGTTCACGCCCCGTGCCTGGTGCTGGCTCAGCAATGCCAGGAACGGTTCCTCGACAAAGGCCTCGGCCGCTGCGGCCCAAACCTCGCGTGAGCGCCATTGCAGGTACTGCAGCACCCGGCAGCCGTCGTCACTGGCCTGAATACTGACCCTCTCAAGGCCCTCGCAGCGCAGCGCCAGTTGCTCGCAACGCGCCACCAGCGCCTGCGCCAGGGCGCCCTGCCGATCCGGCGGCACGTCGTACTCGATCATCTGGGTAAACCACAGGGAATGGGCATGCGCCATCATCGACCGTCTCCTCGCTTGGGGCTGTTGCAGCCTGTCGCCGCGCAGGGTAAAACCTCGAGCTAACTCAAGGTCAAGGATTTTTCCATGAAAACACCCTCCCCCGGCGAACGCCTGCTCAGTGTCGGGCAACTGGCTGCGCGCAGCGGTGTAGCGGTGACCGCCCTGCACTTCTACGAAACCAAGGGCCTGATCCACAGCACCCGCAACGCCGGCAACCAGCGTCGCTACCCGCGCGCAGTGCTGCGCCGGGTAGCTGTGATCAAGATGGCCCAGCGCCTCGGCATTCCACTGGCCGACATCGCCCAGGCCCTGGCCGCCCTGCCCCGTGACCACACCCCCAGCGCCGAAGACTGGCAGCGCCTGTCGCTGCGTTGGCGCGAGGAGCTGGACAAGCGCATCGAAGAACTCACCCTGCTGCGTGACCAGCTCGACGGCTGCATCGGCTGCGGCTGCCTGTCGCTCAAGGAGTGCCCGCTGCGCAACCACCACGACCGCCTGGGCGAGACCGGGCCCGGCCCACACATGGGCTGATGCTCAGGCGCTGCCCACCGCAAAACGCCGCCGATAGTCGCTGGGGGTCATGCCGGTCAGGCGCTGGAACACCTTGCGAAAGGCCCCGGGGTCCTGATAGCCAACACCCCAGGCGATCTGGTCGACACTACGCCGGGTGAACTCCAGCAGCCGGCAGGCACGCCCAACCCTCACTTGCTGGGCATATTCGGTCGGGCGCAGACCGGTGGCGGCACGAAAACGACGCAGGAACGTCCGAGGTTCCAGCCCCGCACAACGGGCCATGTCAGCCAGCCCCGCATCGCGCCCGGCTTCCCCCTGCAGCCAGTGCTGCACCCGCAGCACCGCCTCGTCGCCGTGTTCCAGCCGCGGGTTGAACGAGGCCCCTGGCAAGGGTGTCGGCGCCGGCTCGACTGCCAGATAACGGGCCGTTTCACGGGCCAGGGTGTGACCCAGAAAACGCTCCAGCAGGTGCAGGCCCAAGTCGGTCCAAGCCATCAACCCTGCCGAGGTGACGATATCGCCGTCATCCAGCAACGGCTGGCTGGCCGCCACCTGCACTTTGGGAAAACGCTCGCTCAATGCCTGGGTATAGTTCCAGTGGGTGCAGGCCGCGCGCCCATCCAGCAGGCCGCTGCCGGCAATCAGAAACACCCCAATACACACCGACGCCAACACCGTACCCTGCCCGTGCAACTGGCGAAGCGCTGCGCCATGGGCTGCCAGCAGCGCGTTAGAGGGCGCCGCCGCCAGGCTCGGTGGGATCAGCATCACCCTGAGCCCATGGCCGGGCTGCTGCAGGCTGTCGTGAACAACCTGCAGCTGCGCGCTTTCATCCAGTTGCCAGTGGCTCACCCGCAACAACGGCAACCCGTGCTCACCCAGCTCGCCAGCCACCCGGTTGGCCACCGCGAACAGGTCGGTCAGGCCATGCACCGCTGCGCTCTGTGCCCCCGGGTAGACCAGGATGCCGATTTCCAGGCTGTCAGTTTTTGCCGTCATTGTGTCGCTCGCGCCAATGCCCAGATCGATCAGGCAAGCCTATAACTATCGTCAGTTCTTCACTACTGCCGCAGGAGGCACCATGAGCAAGCAGGCCTTGATTCTCATCGACATCCAGAACGATTACTTCCCCGGTGGCAAATGGCCCCTCGACGGCGTCGAAGCCGCCGCCGACAACGCTGCCCGGCTGTTGGCAGCCGCCCGTGAACGGGG is part of the Pseudomonas fakonensis genome and harbors:
- a CDS encoding alpha/beta hydrolase family protein — its product is MAIESENIELRVQGESIAGTLVSPGSRMPGILFVHGWGGSQQRDLARARQITGLGCVCMTFDLRGHEKTASQRLTVTREHNLDDLLAAYDLLAGHPSVDPGAIAVIGSSYGGYLATLLTARRTVKWLALRVPALYWDDEWNMPKQGLDRQRLNDYRRLALGPADNRALGACAEFAGDVLLVESEQDDYVPHDTLMSYRSAFVSAHSLTHRIVDGADHALSSEESQKAYSAMLTAWVSEMVIGARLDRYPHYAPWYA
- a CDS encoding antibiotic biosynthesis monooxygenase, which encodes MMAHAHSLWFTQMIEYDVPPDRQGALAQALVARCEQLALRCEGLERVSIQASDDGCRVLQYLQWRSREVWAAAAEAFVEEPFLALLSQHQARGVNFAAYQALRSLVRGADGGLHCQVGEAQAYHGA
- the soxR gene encoding redox-sensitive transcriptional activator SoxR — protein: MKTPSPGERLLSVGQLAARSGVAVTALHFYETKGLIHSTRNAGNQRRYPRAVLRRVAVIKMAQRLGIPLADIAQALAALPRDHTPSAEDWQRLSLRWREELDKRIEELTLLRDQLDGCIGCGCLSLKECPLRNHHDRLGETGPGPHMG
- a CDS encoding GlxA family transcriptional regulator; translation: MTAKTDSLEIGILVYPGAQSAAVHGLTDLFAVANRVAGELGEHGLPLLRVSHWQLDESAQLQVVHDSLQQPGHGLRVMLIPPSLAAAPSNALLAAHGAALRQLHGQGTVLASVCIGVFLIAGSGLLDGRAACTHWNYTQALSERFPKVQVAASQPLLDDGDIVTSAGLMAWTDLGLHLLERFLGHTLARETARYLAVEPAPTPLPGASFNPRLEHGDEAVLRVQHWLQGEAGRDAGLADMARCAGLEPRTFLRRFRAATGLRPTEYAQQVRVGRACRLLEFTRRSVDQIAWGVGYQDPGAFRKVFQRLTGMTPSDYRRRFAVGSA